CAAGGGGTAACAAGTCTGAGTTTTATCTTTTACGGATGCCCATACAGAATCCACATCATCACTTTTGATATAAATGGAACCGGTGAATTGTGGTTTCTCAAAAGGGATGTGGAAGTTGGGGAGGCAGAACATGATTTCTACATCATCCTTTTTCACTGAGGCCCATTCCAAGGTCGGATTATTGTGGTCACATTCAAAGCCCAAAATATTGCAATAGAATTGTACCGTTTCATCAATCGACTCCGTATAGAACATGGGGGATAAATTTTTCAGTGTCATTTGCTTATCTTAAATACCCAGGCATATTTTGAAGGTGGATTATTTCTAACCTTTTCCGGAATGGTGATGGTAAAACCACCTTTTTTCTTCATCCACTTTATTGAACTCCTGAAGCCGAGCAACGAAACTGTTTTTCCCTTTTCTGGCGAGAATGAATTAAAATCAATTGTAGAAGGCATGGCTTCTCCTTCTTCAGCCAAGTAGATGAAATATTGATTTCCGTCCTTTTGGGTTAGGCAGATTTGTCCTTCTTTATAGGGTAAAAGTGCTTC
The sequence above is drawn from the Candidatus Neomarinimicrobiota bacterium genome and encodes:
- a CDS encoding bleomycin resistance family protein, producing the protein MFYTESIDETVQFYCNILGFECDHNNPTLEWASVKKDDVEIMFCLPNFHIPFEKPQFTGSIYIKSDDVDSVWASVKDKTQTCYPLEDFDYGMREFAIFDNNGYLIQFGQSIAS